A genomic segment from Thermoanaerobaculales bacterium encodes:
- the ftsH gene encoding ATP-dependent zinc metalloprotease FtsH, producing MNQTVRTVLMWLVILVGVLLMFSVLRGYSSTSREIPFSDFLDKVDQGQVSKVLIKGEEIHIKTVGGEDSGPTPRYDHFTYNPGYDDLIGQLREHKVEIKVEKPADGRLLTALLSWAPLLILVGLWFVFFRQMQAGGTKAMSFGKSKAKLLTPDQKKVTFTDVAGVNEAKEELEEIIDFLKDPKKFQRLGGKIPKGVLLMGPPGTGKTLLARAVAGEADVPFFSMSGSDFVEMFVGVGASRVRDLFEQGKKNAPCIIFIDEIDAVGRHRGAGLGGGHDEREQTLNALLVEMDGFESNEGVILISATNRPDVLDPALLRPGRFDRRIVVNAPDVRGREGILKVHTAKIPQASDVDLAVLARSTPGFSGADLANLVNEAALRAARFNKMKVEMADFEFAKDKVMMGSERRSLVMSEEEKRITAYHEAGHALVAVLVPEADPLHKVTIIPRGMALGLTQQLPLEDRYTYSRSYLEANLRVLMGGRIAEEIVFGSERMTTGAGNDLERCTELARKMVCEWGMSERMGPLTFGKREESIFLGKEFARHQDYSEATAVQIDDEIRRFVNDAYAGARRYLESNRESLEAITQALLEHEVLDGDTIYEIISTHSALDPELLRRKRQRSTPEVAESA from the coding sequence GTGAATCAGACCGTGCGTACCGTCCTGATGTGGCTGGTCATCCTGGTCGGCGTGTTGCTCATGTTCTCCGTCCTTCGGGGGTACTCCTCGACCAGCCGGGAGATCCCGTTTTCCGACTTCCTGGACAAGGTCGACCAGGGCCAGGTGAGCAAGGTGCTCATCAAGGGCGAGGAGATCCACATCAAGACCGTCGGCGGCGAGGACTCCGGGCCGACTCCCCGCTATGATCACTTCACCTACAACCCGGGCTACGACGACCTGATCGGCCAGCTGCGCGAGCACAAGGTCGAGATCAAGGTCGAGAAGCCCGCCGACGGCCGGCTGCTGACCGCCCTCCTGTCGTGGGCGCCGCTGCTCATCCTGGTCGGCCTGTGGTTCGTGTTCTTCCGGCAGATGCAGGCCGGCGGCACCAAGGCGATGTCGTTCGGCAAGTCGAAGGCCAAGCTGCTCACGCCCGACCAGAAGAAGGTGACCTTCACCGACGTCGCCGGGGTCAACGAGGCCAAGGAGGAGCTCGAGGAGATCATCGACTTCCTCAAGGACCCCAAGAAGTTCCAGCGGCTCGGCGGGAAGATTCCCAAGGGCGTGCTGCTGATGGGGCCGCCGGGGACCGGCAAGACCCTGCTCGCCAGGGCGGTGGCCGGCGAGGCCGACGTGCCGTTCTTCTCGATGTCGGGCTCGGACTTCGTCGAGATGTTCGTCGGCGTCGGAGCGTCCAGGGTTCGGGACCTCTTCGAGCAGGGCAAGAAGAACGCGCCCTGCATCATCTTCATCGACGAGATCGACGCCGTCGGCCGGCACCGTGGGGCCGGGCTCGGCGGTGGCCACGACGAGCGCGAGCAGACCCTCAATGCGCTGCTGGTCGAGATGGACGGGTTCGAGTCGAACGAGGGCGTGATCCTGATCTCGGCCACCAACCGGCCCGACGTGCTCGACCCGGCGCTGCTCCGCCCCGGCCGCTTCGACCGCCGGATCGTCGTCAACGCGCCCGACGTCAGGGGCCGGGAGGGGATCCTCAAGGTCCACACCGCCAAGATCCCCCAGGCCTCGGACGTCGACCTGGCGGTGCTCGCCCGCTCGACCCCGGGCTTCTCGGGCGCCGACCTCGCGAACCTGGTCAACGAGGCGGCCTTGCGGGCGGCGCGCTTCAACAAGATGAAGGTGGAAATGGCGGACTTCGAGTTCGCCAAGGACAAGGTCATGATGGGTTCGGAGCGCCGTTCCCTGGTCATGTCCGAGGAGGAGAAGCGGATCACCGCCTACCACGAGGCCGGGCACGCGCTGGTGGCGGTGCTGGTGCCGGAGGCCGACCCCCTGCACAAGGTGACCATCATCCCCCGCGGCATGGCCCTCGGCCTGACCCAGCAGCTTCCGCTCGAGGACCGCTACACCTACTCGCGCAGCTACCTCGAGGCCAACCTCCGCGTCCTGATGGGCGGCCGCATCGCCGAGGAGATCGTGTTCGGATCGGAGCGGATGACGACCGGCGCCGGCAACGACCTCGAGCGATGCACCGAGCTCGCCCGCAAGATGGTGTGCGAGTGGGGCATGAGCGAGAGGATGGGGCCGTTGACCTTCGGCAAGCGCGAGGAGTCGATCTTCCTGGGCAAGGAGTTCGCCCGGCACCAGGACTACTCCGAGGCGACGGCGGTCCAGATCGACGACGAGATCCGGCGCTTCGTCAACGACGCGTACGCCGGCGCCCGCCGGTACCTGGAGAGCAACCGGGAGTCGCTCGAGGCGATCACCCAGGCGCTTCTCGAGCACGAGGTCCTCGACGGCGACACCATCTACGAGATCATCAGCACGCACAGCGCGCTCGATCCCGAGCTGCTGAGGCGCAAGCGGCAGCGCTCGACTCCGGAGGTGGCAGAATCGGCGTGA
- the folP gene encoding dihydropteroate synthase yields the protein MNGARTGDLPQPGVDRLDGLWPRPVPVVMAVLNRTPDSFSDGGRFLDDEDGLRHAERLIADGADIVDIGGESTRPGADPVPAVAELLRVVPMVAELRRRRPGVVISVDTSKFEVAEAALEAGADLVNDVTAAADGRMLGLVAERGAAIVLMHMRGSPATMQLDTVYSDVVAEVRDFLGRRAEAAVAAGVPAHRVWIDPGIGFGKDVDGNLKLLAALPELAALGHPVVVGPSRKSFLGRLTGAPVDGRLAGSLAALVPTIGLERAVVRVHDPGPTVHFLEVACRLRGAAP from the coding sequence GTGAACGGCGCTCGCACGGGGGACCTCCCGCAGCCCGGCGTGGATCGGCTCGACGGTCTCTGGCCGCGCCCCGTGCCGGTGGTGATGGCCGTTCTCAACCGCACCCCCGACTCGTTCTCGGACGGCGGGCGCTTCCTGGATGACGAGGACGGCCTCCGGCACGCCGAGCGGCTGATCGCCGATGGCGCCGACATCGTCGACATCGGGGGCGAGTCGACCCGGCCCGGCGCGGACCCGGTCCCCGCCGTCGCCGAGCTGCTGCGGGTGGTGCCGATGGTCGCCGAGCTGCGGCGGCGCCGGCCCGGCGTGGTCATCTCGGTCGACACCTCGAAGTTCGAGGTGGCGGAGGCGGCGCTCGAGGCCGGCGCCGACCTCGTCAATGACGTCACCGCCGCCGCCGACGGGCGGATGCTCGGGCTGGTCGCCGAGCGGGGCGCCGCGATCGTGCTCATGCACATGCGCGGGTCGCCGGCGACGATGCAGCTCGACACCGTGTACTCCGACGTGGTCGCCGAGGTCCGCGACTTCCTCGGCCGGCGCGCCGAGGCGGCGGTCGCGGCCGGGGTTCCAGCTCATCGGGTGTGGATCGATCCCGGCATCGGCTTCGGCAAGGACGTCGACGGCAACCTCAAGCTGCTGGCCGCGCTGCCCGAGCTCGCCGCGCTCGGCCACCCGGTGGTCGTCGGCCCGTCGCGGAAGTCGTTTCTGGGCCGGCTGACCGGTGCGCCGGTCGACGGCCGGCTGGCCGGCAGCCTGGCCGCCCTGGTGCCCACCATCGGCCTCGAGCGGGCGGTGGTCCGGGTCCACGACCCCGGGCCGACGGTCCACTTCCTCGAGGTCGCGTGCCGGCTGCGCGGGGCGGCGCCGTGA
- the cdaA gene encoding diadenylate cyclase CdaA translates to MNWLIGALRSLTELEVGVADVVDILTVALLIYALLALLRGTRAMQMLWGILAITGLYLVASTFKLITLSTILGYLLAFLPIAMIVIFQQEIRRMLSAFGSTAWFPWGRGQNEGPVMINELALAVQALASKRTGALIALERHDSLAAWADTGIPLESRFSYDLVLNIFIPGTPLHDGAVIISGERIVAASCFLPLTTRHELSSELGSRHRAAIGLTEESDALVIVVSEETGIISLAVEQQLLRPLDETTLRNALAEHLYQLRPRQESDS, encoded by the coding sequence GTGAACTGGCTGATCGGCGCCCTGCGCTCGCTCACCGAGCTTGAGGTCGGCGTCGCCGACGTCGTCGACATCCTCACCGTCGCGCTGCTCATCTACGCCTTGCTGGCGCTGCTGCGGGGCACCCGGGCGATGCAGATGCTGTGGGGCATCCTGGCCATCACCGGCCTCTACCTGGTGGCCTCCACCTTCAAGCTGATCACGCTGTCGACCATCCTCGGCTACCTGCTCGCGTTCCTGCCGATCGCCATGATCGTGATCTTCCAGCAGGAGATCCGGAGGATGCTGTCGGCGTTCGGGTCGACGGCGTGGTTCCCGTGGGGCCGCGGGCAGAACGAGGGACCGGTGATGATCAACGAGCTCGCGCTGGCGGTCCAGGCCCTCGCGTCCAAGCGCACCGGAGCCCTGATCGCGCTCGAGCGGCACGACTCCCTGGCGGCGTGGGCCGACACCGGCATCCCTCTGGAGTCCCGCTTCTCCTACGACCTGGTACTCAACATCTTCATTCCCGGCACCCCGCTGCACGACGGCGCGGTGATCATCAGCGGCGAGCGCATCGTCGCGGCCTCCTGCTTCCTGCCGCTGACCACTCGCCACGAGCTGTCGTCCGAGCTCGGCAGCAGGCATCGCGCGGCGATCGGGCTGACCGAGGAGAGCGACGCGCTCGTCATCGTGGTGTCGGAGGAGACCGGCATCATCTCTCTGGCCGTCGAGCAGCAGCTGCTGCGGCCGCTCGACGAAACCACGCTGCGCAACGCGCTCGCCGAGCACCTCTACCAGCTGCGGCCGCGGCAGGAGTCCGACTCGTGA
- a CDS encoding CdaR family protein, whose protein sequence is MRLRPRYPLLFLVSVLAAFLLWYVLSAQRTREISVRGVRAQLTLVNIPSNLVLVSGVPDTVLVQLRGPLSRALDPRATLEVLLDLSNARPGTSSYPINGSDIPLPPEVEVVSVEPAAISLELERRQTLSVAVRPVVEGVPAAGFAIAAVRVAPEQVAIQGPESRLDGVDFVATTAVSVEGATGPVQAVVEPILPDPLLRLLSAIPIQVVVQIEPGGAPTPVPR, encoded by the coding sequence GTGAGGCTGCGCCCCCGCTACCCACTGCTGTTCCTGGTGTCGGTGCTGGCCGCGTTCCTGCTGTGGTACGTCCTGTCCGCGCAACGGACGCGGGAGATCTCGGTCCGCGGCGTTCGCGCCCAGCTCACCCTGGTCAACATCCCGAGCAACCTGGTCCTGGTCTCGGGCGTCCCGGACACCGTCCTGGTCCAGCTGCGCGGGCCGCTGTCGCGGGCCCTCGACCCGCGCGCCACCCTGGAGGTCCTGCTCGACCTCTCGAACGCCCGCCCGGGCACCAGCTCCTACCCGATCAACGGGAGCGACATCCCGCTGCCGCCCGAGGTCGAGGTGGTGAGCGTCGAGCCGGCCGCCATCTCGCTCGAGCTCGAGCGGCGGCAGACCCTCAGCGTGGCGGTGAGGCCGGTCGTCGAGGGCGTGCCGGCCGCCGGCTTCGCGATCGCGGCGGTGCGCGTGGCGCCGGAGCAGGTGGCGATCCAGGGGCCAGAGAGCCGCCTCGACGGCGTCGACTTCGTCGCGACCACTGCGGTGTCGGTGGAGGGCGCGACCGGCCCCGTCCAGGCGGTGGTCGAGCCGATCCTCCCCGACCCGCTGCTGCGGCTGCTGTCGGCCATCCCGATCCAGGTGGTGGTCCAGATCGAGCCGGGGGGCGCCCCGACGCCGGTGCCCCGCTGA
- the glmM gene encoding phosphoglucosamine mutase, translated as MSTLFGTDGIRGRAYSPPLDEDTVRRLGAVLAELLGRRTGRPVLLGGDTRASTETLARWFAGSFQAAGGRVTWAGVLPTPAVSQLLRGGGYAAGVVISASHNPAHDNGIKILEPSGEKLADAAERQIEARIGTVRSTGDIALPPIDRSLAELYLGLVVSSVGDGRPLAGLRLVVDAANGAASGLAEGLLERLGAQVTSIASAPDGSNINAGCGATAPGRLAERVLAERADGGLALDGDADRAMLVDEAGKVLDGDDILLAWARQLAADRRLPHRRVVATVMSNFGLERALRRDGIELRRCAVGDRWVWQAMRQHEAALGGEQSGHVICAHHEVSGDGLLTGSQLLAIAARRGVPVSALSDLERFPQVLINVPVRRKAPFEDLPPVRRQLEHAEARLQGRGRVLLRYSGTEALARVMIEGEDSDEIHALAEELAAVIRRELG; from the coding sequence ATGAGCACCCTCTTCGGCACAGACGGGATCCGTGGACGGGCGTACTCGCCGCCGCTCGACGAGGACACAGTCCGCCGCCTCGGCGCGGTGCTCGCCGAGCTCCTGGGCAGGCGGACGGGGCGGCCGGTCCTGCTCGGCGGCGACACCCGTGCCTCGACCGAGACCCTGGCGCGCTGGTTCGCGGGCAGCTTCCAGGCGGCCGGGGGACGCGTCACCTGGGCCGGGGTGCTCCCGACCCCGGCGGTGTCGCAGCTCCTGCGCGGCGGCGGCTATGCGGCCGGGGTCGTGATCTCGGCGTCCCACAACCCCGCTCACGACAACGGCATCAAGATCCTGGAGCCCTCCGGGGAGAAGCTGGCCGACGCCGCCGAGCGTCAGATCGAGGCCCGCATCGGCACCGTTCGGTCGACCGGCGACATCGCGCTCCCTCCGATCGACCGTTCCCTGGCCGAGCTCTACCTCGGGCTGGTGGTCTCCTCGGTCGGTGACGGGAGACCGCTGGCCGGCCTCCGGCTGGTGGTGGACGCCGCGAACGGAGCGGCGTCAGGGCTGGCCGAGGGCCTCCTCGAGCGCCTCGGCGCCCAGGTGACCTCGATCGCCTCGGCGCCGGACGGCAGCAACATCAACGCGGGCTGCGGCGCCACCGCCCCGGGGCGGCTCGCCGAGCGGGTGCTCGCCGAGCGGGCCGACGGCGGGCTTGCCCTCGACGGCGACGCCGACCGCGCGATGCTCGTCGACGAGGCGGGCAAGGTGCTGGACGGCGACGACATCCTGCTCGCCTGGGCACGCCAGCTCGCCGCCGACCGCCGGCTCCCCCACCGCCGGGTCGTCGCCACCGTCATGAGCAACTTCGGGCTCGAGCGCGCGCTCCGCCGCGATGGCATCGAGCTGCGCCGATGCGCGGTCGGCGACCGCTGGGTGTGGCAGGCGATGCGCCAGCACGAGGCCGCTCTCGGCGGCGAGCAGTCGGGCCACGTCATCTGTGCCCACCACGAGGTGTCGGGCGACGGCCTGCTGACCGGCAGCCAGCTGCTCGCCATCGCGGCGCGGCGTGGGGTGCCGGTGTCCGCGCTGTCCGACCTCGAGCGCTTCCCGCAGGTGCTCATCAACGTGCCGGTGCGGCGCAAGGCCCCGTTCGAGGACCTGCCTCCCGTCCGCCGCCAGCTGGAGCACGCCGAGGCCCGGCTGCAGGGCCGCGGCCGGGTGCTGCTTCGCTACTCGGGGACCGAGGCGCTGGCGCGGGTGATGATCGAGGGGGAGGACTCCGACGAGATCCACGCGCTGGCCGAGGAGCTCGCTGCCGTGATCAGGCGCGAGCTGGGGTAG
- a CDS encoding alpha/beta hydrolase has protein sequence MNEVTSADGVRIHVLDEGQGEPVLLIHGHTLDLRIWDDVAGPLHAAGRRTVRYDLRGHGRSDRPSRGYHWTDHAADAAAVLDAAGVEGVAVIGYSIGGGIALEMALTMPGRVSELVLLSPVLPDREYEPEFLATLREVARTARRDGIRAAMLGPWLESPLWQGSIARPAVRERLAELVGGFPGAEYLATERDRVERSWTAAGRLAEIAVPALVTVGELELPGFRAWAAEIASGIPGARLEVLAGLGHLHLFEDPARVARLIASHLSVA, from the coding sequence GTGAACGAAGTGACGTCTGCGGACGGCGTGCGGATCCACGTCCTCGACGAGGGCCAGGGCGAGCCCGTGCTGCTGATCCACGGCCACACCCTGGACCTGAGGATCTGGGACGACGTGGCAGGTCCGCTCCACGCCGCCGGCCGGCGCACCGTGCGCTACGACCTGCGCGGCCACGGCCGCAGTGACCGGCCGTCCCGCGGCTACCACTGGACGGACCACGCGGCCGACGCGGCGGCGGTGCTCGACGCGGCCGGGGTCGAGGGGGTGGCCGTCATCGGCTACTCGATCGGGGGCGGGATCGCCCTCGAGATGGCGCTGACCATGCCCGGCCGGGTGTCGGAGCTGGTCCTGCTCTCTCCGGTGCTGCCGGACCGGGAGTACGAGCCCGAGTTCCTCGCCACCCTGCGCGAGGTCGCCCGCACCGCCCGCCGCGACGGCATCCGCGCTGCCATGCTCGGGCCCTGGCTCGAAAGCCCGCTGTGGCAGGGGTCGATCGCGCGGCCCGCCGTGCGGGAGCGGCTGGCCGAGCTGGTCGGCGGCTTCCCGGGCGCCGAGTACCTCGCCACCGAGCGCGACCGGGTCGAGCGCTCGTGGACCGCGGCGGGCCGCCTCGCGGAGATCGCGGTGCCGGCCCTGGTGACGGTGGGCGAGCTCGAGCTGCCCGGGTTCCGGGCCTGGGCCGCGGAGATCGCCTCCGGGATCCCCGGTGCGCGGCTCGAGGTGCTGGCCGGCCTCGGCCACCTGCACCTTTTCGAGGACCCGGCGCGGGTGGCGCGTCTGATCGCGTCTCATCTGAGCGTCGCGTAG
- a CDS encoding Mrp/NBP35 family ATP-binding protein, whose product MGLTEQDILRKLSAIPAPEGSRDLVSAGAVRQLEVDGERVRVLLAVEAARPAIADALRGEVERQLLALPGVAAAEVKLQTLLATVQRPSQTQAAPQPKGWAHLIPGVERVIAVASGKGGVGKSTVAANLALALARRGKRVGLLDADIYGPSQQLMMGADQGPSADAAGKIQPVDAAGGVKVMSFGYIVDPDQPVIWRGPMLQKALEQFVGDVLWGELDYLVVDLPPGTGDVALTLCQNVPLEGAVIVTTAQDVALIDARKSLHMFRKLEVPVLGLVENMSHYTCPECGHVEHVFGSGGGRRTADALGVPFLGEIPIDPAVAAGGDTGHPVVLERPQSPVGRAFTALAEAVLERTMRM is encoded by the coding sequence ATGGGCCTGACCGAGCAGGACATTCTCCGCAAGCTGAGCGCCATCCCGGCGCCCGAGGGCAGCCGCGACCTGGTGTCGGCCGGCGCGGTTCGCCAGCTCGAGGTGGACGGGGAACGAGTCCGGGTGCTGCTCGCCGTCGAGGCTGCGCGACCCGCCATCGCCGACGCCTTGCGCGGCGAGGTCGAGCGCCAGCTGCTCGCGCTGCCCGGCGTCGCCGCCGCCGAGGTCAAGCTGCAGACCCTGCTCGCCACCGTGCAGAGGCCGTCCCAGACCCAGGCCGCACCCCAGCCCAAGGGCTGGGCTCACCTGATCCCGGGGGTCGAGCGGGTCATCGCCGTGGCTTCGGGCAAGGGCGGCGTCGGCAAGTCGACCGTCGCCGCCAACCTCGCCCTCGCCCTGGCGCGGCGGGGCAAGCGGGTCGGCCTCCTCGACGCCGACATCTACGGGCCGTCGCAGCAGCTGATGATGGGCGCGGACCAGGGCCCCAGCGCCGACGCTGCCGGCAAGATCCAGCCCGTCGATGCCGCCGGGGGCGTCAAGGTGATGTCCTTCGGCTACATCGTCGATCCCGATCAGCCCGTGATCTGGCGCGGCCCGATGCTGCAGAAGGCGCTCGAGCAGTTCGTCGGCGATGTGCTGTGGGGTGAGCTCGACTACCTGGTGGTGGACCTGCCCCCGGGCACCGGCGACGTCGCCCTGACCCTCTGCCAGAACGTCCCGCTGGAGGGCGCGGTCATCGTCACCACTGCCCAGGACGTGGCCCTCATCGACGCCCGCAAGAGTCTCCACATGTTCCGCAAGCTCGAGGTCCCGGTGCTCGGGCTGGTGGAGAACATGTCCCACTACACCTGCCCGGAGTGCGGCCACGTCGAGCACGTGTTCGGCTCGGGCGGCGGGCGCCGGACCGCCGACGCCCTGGGCGTGCCGTTCCTCGGCGAGATCCCGATCGATCCGGCGGTTGCGGCGGGCGGCGACACCGGCCATCCGGTCGTCCTGGAGAGGCCGCAGTCGCCGGTCGGCCGCGCCTTCACGGCGCTGGCGGAGGCGGTGCTCGAGAGGACGATGAGGATGTAG
- a CDS encoding glycosyltransferase family 39 protein: MEAAPTPVTADGAGSSTALPEGDRLAGLRCFAAVLLALTALHIVLAVALPVSGDEAYYWDCSRHAEWSTFDQPKLVIWAMAPFRAVLGETRLAVRAPAVVASLLIGLMLLPLARRLGGTPRHAALAYLVLHLTPLMFLGSFYASTDIAMAAAYLGAAWAAVALAQGEQRAWWGFGIAAGLGFLAKFPIVTVLPAVVPAILRGPARGHLRTPVPYLAAALSCGLTLPVWVWAVQHDWDNIRFQLQGRHTDTGFTLTYLGEYLGAIALLLTPFLLAAFAVAWWRSRRPCRPDWLAARLAAVLPLALFAAVGLRTRVSPHWGTTGVVVAAVLLVLVAFRGRSALVACGAVVGLGLSLAAVAIVLQPERLLAVSWSYRGQPKRISTGALAELVGNDEIVARLEALRRPDELVASESYSDVHLYAFLSGGRLPTRLANIRGGKHGLASLYWYRPGELAGRDMLFVTDREGQEQVLRGLFEEVRAEPPIEIERDGKVIRSVLLYRCRSLLQPEGAFTRLK; the protein is encoded by the coding sequence GTGGAAGCTGCGCCGACGCCTGTGACCGCCGACGGCGCGGGGTCCTCGACCGCGCTGCCCGAGGGTGACCGACTCGCGGGGCTTCGCTGCTTCGCCGCCGTGCTGCTCGCCCTGACCGCGCTCCACATCGTGCTGGCCGTCGCGCTGCCGGTCTCGGGCGACGAGGCCTACTACTGGGACTGCTCGCGCCACGCCGAGTGGAGCACCTTCGACCAGCCGAAGCTGGTGATCTGGGCGATGGCCCCGTTCCGGGCCGTGCTCGGCGAGACCCGGCTCGCGGTCCGCGCGCCGGCGGTCGTCGCAAGCCTTTTGATCGGTCTGATGCTGCTGCCGCTGGCGCGCCGGCTCGGCGGCACCCCCCGCCACGCCGCGCTTGCCTACCTCGTGCTGCACCTGACGCCGCTGATGTTCCTGGGCTCGTTCTACGCGTCCACCGACATCGCGATGGCGGCCGCCTACCTCGGAGCGGCGTGGGCTGCGGTCGCGCTGGCCCAGGGAGAGCAGCGCGCGTGGTGGGGCTTCGGGATCGCCGCCGGCCTCGGGTTCCTCGCCAAGTTCCCCATTGTCACCGTGCTGCCGGCGGTCGTGCCGGCCATCCTCCGGGGGCCGGCGCGCGGCCATCTGCGGACGCCGGTGCCGTACCTGGCGGCGGCGCTGAGCTGCGGGCTCACGCTTCCGGTGTGGGTGTGGGCCGTCCAGCACGACTGGGACAACATCCGATTCCAGCTCCAGGGCCGCCACACCGACACCGGCTTCACCCTCACCTACCTGGGCGAGTACCTGGGCGCCATCGCGCTGCTGCTGACGCCCTTCCTGCTGGCAGCCTTCGCCGTCGCCTGGTGGCGCTCGCGTCGGCCATGCCGACCCGACTGGCTCGCGGCCCGCCTGGCCGCCGTGCTTCCACTGGCGCTGTTTGCCGCCGTCGGGCTGCGCACCCGGGTGTCCCCGCACTGGGGGACCACCGGTGTCGTGGTCGCCGCGGTGCTGCTGGTCCTGGTCGCGTTCCGCGGCCGGTCGGCGCTGGTGGCGTGCGGGGCGGTGGTGGGGCTCGGCCTGTCGCTGGCAGCGGTCGCGATCGTGCTCCAGCCGGAACGGCTGCTGGCCGTTTCCTGGAGCTACCGCGGGCAGCCGAAGAGGATCTCGACCGGCGCCCTCGCCGAGCTGGTCGGCAACGACGAGATCGTCGCCCGCCTGGAGGCGCTGCGCCGGCCAGACGAGCTGGTGGCGTCGGAGAGCTACAGCGACGTCCACCTCTACGCCTTCCTGTCCGGAGGGCGGCTGCCGACCCGGCTCGCCAACATCCGCGGCGGCAAGCACGGGTTGGCCTCGCTCTACTGGTACCGACCCGGGGAGCTCGCAGGGCGGGACATGCTGTTCGTCACCGATCGGGAAGGCCAGGAGCAGGTGCTGCGCGGCCTCTTCGAGGAGGTCCGCGCCGAGCCGCCGATCGAGATCGAACGCGACGGCAAGGTGATCCGCTCGGTCCTGCTCTACCGCTGCCGCAGCCTGCTTCAGCCGGAGGGCGCGTTCACGCGGCTGAAGTGA
- a CDS encoding glycosyltransferase family 2 protein, whose translation MSVVMPALNEEEALPVVIPEAVQALDEICGRWEIIVVDDGSTDRTPAILEEFAARDPRIRAFTQYGHLGYGLAIRRGFEAARYMVICLTDSDGQFDLREASNLYPFLKDADMVGGIRVGREDTWVRRRVSATYNWLQSRVLGLDVRDVNCALKLFRSSFLYMVELTEDGFLIDAEIYARARRAGLRWAQIGVTHRPRVYGESKVRLWIAFGTLIKLWKLRRRL comes from the coding sequence ATGTCGGTCGTCATGCCGGCGCTCAACGAGGAGGAGGCGCTGCCGGTGGTGATCCCCGAGGCGGTGCAGGCGCTCGACGAGATCTGCGGCCGCTGGGAGATCATCGTCGTCGACGACGGCTCCACCGACCGGACGCCGGCAATCCTCGAGGAGTTCGCCGCCCGGGACCCGCGGATCCGCGCCTTCACCCAGTACGGGCACCTGGGCTACGGGCTCGCCATCCGCCGCGGCTTCGAGGCGGCGCGCTACATGGTGATCTGCCTGACCGACTCCGACGGCCAGTTCGACCTGCGCGAGGCGTCCAACCTCTACCCCTTTCTCAAGGACGCCGACATGGTCGGCGGCATCCGCGTCGGCCGTGAGGACACCTGGGTCCGGCGGCGGGTCTCGGCGACCTACAACTGGCTGCAGTCCCGCGTCCTCGGCCTCGACGTGCGGGACGTCAACTGCGCCCTCAAGCTGTTCCGCAGCTCCTTCCTCTACATGGTCGAGCTGACCGAGGACGGCTTCCTGATCGACGCCGAGATCTACGCCCGCGCCCGCCGCGCCGGGCTGCGCTGGGCCCAGATCGGCGTGACCCACCGGCCGCGCGTCTACGGCGAGTCCAAGGTCCGCCTCTGGATCGCGTTCGGGACCCTGATCAAGCTGTGGAAGCTGCGCCGACGCCTGTGA
- a CDS encoding D-glycerate dehydrogenase — protein sequence MTEVAVCSALPGRAEAMLAARFLIRVHRGPALTGEDELVGFIGAAAGAVTLLANPVSRRVLERCPGLRVVGNVAVGYDNVDVAAAAERGVWVTNTPDVLTEATADLAWALVLAVTRRLGEAERFLREGRFRGWALDLLLGTGLQGKRIGIVGYGRIGRAVARRALAAGMEIACSDRQPIGDAVPPAAQLPLDELLATSAVVSLHAPLDASTRHLLDERRLRSMPRGAVLVNTSRGPLVDEAALVRVLESGHLGGAGLDVYEHEPEVHPGLLGRRDVVLLPHVGSATLETRAAMAELAASNVIAALEGGEPPTPVVRGK from the coding sequence ATGACCGAGGTTGCTGTCTGCTCGGCGCTCCCGGGGCGGGCCGAGGCGATGCTGGCCGCCCGCTTCCTCATCAGGGTCCACCGGGGCCCGGCGCTGACCGGCGAGGACGAGCTGGTCGGCTTCATCGGCGCCGCCGCCGGGGCCGTGACCCTGCTTGCCAACCCGGTGAGCCGGAGGGTGCTCGAGCGCTGCCCCGGGCTCAGGGTGGTGGGCAACGTCGCGGTCGGCTACGACAACGTCGACGTCGCCGCCGCCGCCGAGCGCGGGGTCTGGGTGACCAACACCCCGGACGTGCTCACCGAGGCCACCGCAGATCTGGCGTGGGCGCTGGTGCTGGCGGTCACCCGCCGCCTCGGCGAGGCGGAGCGCTTCCTGCGCGAGGGACGGTTCCGGGGGTGGGCGCTCGACCTGCTGCTCGGCACCGGCCTCCAGGGCAAGCGGATCGGCATCGTCGGCTATGGCCGGATCGGGCGGGCGGTGGCGCGGCGCGCCCTCGCCGCCGGCATGGAGATCGCCTGCAGCGACCGCCAGCCGATCGGCGACGCCGTCCCGCCGGCGGCCCAGCTGCCGCTCGACGAGCTGCTGGCGACCAGCGCAGTGGTGTCGCTGCACGCGCCGCTCGACGCCTCCACCCGCCACCTCCTCGACGAGCGCCGGCTGCGGTCGATGCCGCGCGGCGCGGTGCTCGTCAACACCTCGCGTGGGCCGCTGGTCGACGAGGCGGCGCTGGTCAGGGTGCTGGAGTCCGGGCACCTCGGCGGAGCCGGCCTCGACGTCTACGAGCACGAGCCGGAGGTCCACCCCGGGCTGCTCGGGCGGCGCGACGTCGTGCTGCTGCCCCACGTCGGATCGGCGACGCTCGAGACGCGCGCGGCGATGGCCGAGCTCGCCGCCTCGAACGTGATCGCGGCGCTGGAGGGCGGCGAGCCGCCGACCCCGGTGGTGCGGGGGAAGTGA